From Abiotrophia defectiva ATCC 49176:
TCAGTAATGCGGAGCGGTTTATTACGGAGGAACTCAAGCAACTTGAGACCACCATCCTGGGTGCCCAAGAAAAGGCCACCCAGTTAGAATACCAGCTCTTCACCGAGCTACGCCAAGCCATTGCGGCTTTTACAGGCCAGTTACAGACCTTGGCTAGCCAGATTGCCAGCCTAGATGTCTTGGCTAACTTTGCCAGTCTAAGTGAGCGGGAAGATTACTGTCAGCCAGAATTGGTGGCAGAAGCCAAGCATTTCCAACTGGAGGCTAGCCGCCATCCAGCCTTAGAAAAATTAATCGGTAAGGCTGCTTTTGTGCCTAATGACTTTGTCCTCTTACCAGACCAGCCTCTGCTGCTTTTAACAGGTCCTAACATGTCAGGGAAGAGTACCTATATGCGACAGATTGCCTTCTGCGTCATTCTCAACCAGATTGGTTGTTTTGTGCCAGCCAAGTCGGCCAAGCTGCCAATTGTCGATAAGATTTTCACCCGGATAGGGGCTTCTGATGATATTTCTAGTGGTCAGTCGACCTTCATGGTGGAAATGATGGAAACCAATGTGGCCCTGCGCGAAGCGACCCCACGATCGCTCCTGCTCTTCGACGAAATCGGGCGGGGGACTGCCACCTTCGATGGCATGGCCCTTGCCGAAGCCATTCTTTATTACCTGGCTCAAGAAGTGCAAGCAGCCACCGTCTTCTCCACCCACTACCATGAATTGACTGATTTATCGACTAAATTACCAGTCTTACGCAATATTCATGTGGGTGCCACCGAGCAAAAGGGCCAAGTGGTCTTCCTACATAAGATTTTGGAAGGGGCTGCCGACAAGAGTTATGGGATTCACGTCGCCAAACTAGCAGGCCTGCCACAATCTCTATTGGTTCAAAGCCAGGAAGTCTTGCAGGAATTGGAGTCTAACAGCCAATGGCTGAGACGCCAAGAACCAGAAAGTGACGGCCAGCTTTCGCTCTTCGACCTGCCGGCGACTAAGCCTTCGCCTAAGGTTTTGAGAGAAGACCAGGAGCGAGTGCTCAAGCAATTGGCTGATTTGGACATTAACCAATTAACACCACTTCAGGCCCTAGAAGGCCTAGCAGCCATGCAAGATCAATTAAAGTAATTTTCTAAGAAGTTATTGAAAGGAGGGATTTCATGGGCAAGATTCAACAAATGCCAGAAGCCTTAGCCAACCAGATAGCGGCCGGTGAAGTCGTAGAACGTCCCGCTTCGGTCGTTAAGGAGTTAGTGGAGAATGCCATTGACGCAGGCGCCCAGACCATTCGGGTGGAGCTACGAGAAGCGGGAATTCAGCAGGTTAAGGTTATTGACGATGGGGAAGGCATGGATGCTGAAGATTTGGTCAAGGCTTTTCTGCCTCACGCCACCAGTAAGCTCTATGATGTCCATGACCTCTTTCAAATCAAATCACTGGGTTTCCGGGGTGAAGCCCTAGCCAGTATTGGGTCTGTCGCCAAGGTCCGGGTAGAATCCATGCAAGCCGGAGCTAAAGCCGGTCACTATATTGAGATTGCCGGCTCTCAGGTGCAAGCCCAGGGCATGACCAGTGCCCGCAAGGGAACGACCTTGACCGTAGATAGTCTCTTCTATAACACGCCAGCCCGTCTTAAGCATTTGAGTAGTCTGAAGACGGAGCTCAAGCATAGCTTGAACTTTATTCAGGATATTGCCATGGCCTATCCCGACATTCGCTTCCACTTGGTAAATGACGGCCAAACCATCTTCCAGTCCTTCGGGACAGGGGACTTGCGCCAGACCATTGCTAATGTCTATCAACCGGCTCTGGCTCGTCAGCTCATAGCTTTAGAGGCGGAGAATCTAGACTTTAAGATTCGAGGCTATATCTCGCCACCTCAGTTGACCCGGACTTCTAAGCACTATATCCACTGGATGATAAATGGCCGGGCTGTTCGTTCCTATGCCTTGACAGAGCTCTTGCTTCGGGCTTATGGCCGCCAACTTATGATTGGCCGCTATCCTTTGGCCGTCATTGCTATTGAGTTAGATCCTCGTCTAGTAGATGTCAATGTCCATCCAACCAAGCAGACTGTCCGTCTTAGCAAGGAAAGTGAACTAGGCCAATTGTTGACCCAGGCGGTGGTGGAGAGTCTAGCCAGCCTCAACCCTGTGCCAAATGCCCAGGTTCAAGAACTGGCAGGAGGCCGACTCTTCCACCAAGCAGACAAAGCCAATCCTCAAGGTCCAGTAGCAAGCCAAGTCATGCCTCTGGACTTGGACGGTAAGGGGAAGGAGCCGACATTTGACTCGGCTTATGAGGAAGACGATGACTTAAGGTCTAGCCAAGCAAGCCGACCAAGTCAGCCAGCTCAATCAGCGCCAGTCAGCCGGGTGGCTGAAAACTTAGCGCCTGATTGGCAGGAGGGACAAGTGGAGCCGGTAAGCAAGTTTGAGGAATCAGAGCCTAGCCCTAGTCAGCCAGTTCAAGCGACACCAGAGGAGTCTCATAAGGAGACCCAAGCTCAGCCTAGTGGCAGTCAGGACTTACGCCCAACTTTTGGTCACTTACGCTATGTCGGCCAGATTCATGGCACTTATTTGATTGCGGAAAGTCCAGAAGGCTTCTACCTGATTGACCAACATGCGGCCCAAGAGCGGATTCGCTATGAGGCCTTTATGAAGCAGGAAATGGACACCAAGACCCAGCAAACCCTCTTGTTACCTTATCTCTTCCACTTTAGCCCAGCTGAGTTAGCAGGATTAGACCAAGTCTTGCCAAGGCTGGAAGAACTGGGCATTGTCTTAGAAGCCTTTGGACCTAAAACCTATCAATTGTCTTCTTATCCAACCTGGTTGGAAGCACATGAAGTGGAGCAGACGGTGCGGGATCTGACCGAACGCTTGGTCAAACAACCAGATTTAAGCATTAACCAAATCAAGGAAGCCGCCTTGATTATGCAGTCCTGTCGGGGCGCCATTAAGGCCAACCACTACCTAGACGATCGTCAGGCTAGCTACCTTATTCAGGCTTTGGATGGTTTAGATGATCCTTTCCACTGTCCACATGGCCGGCCAGTCTTTGTCCAAATTACCGACAAGACCCTGGAAAAACTATTCAAACGGATTCAAGATCCACACCAAGGAGGTCACCAATTATGAGTCAAGAACACTATCAAGAAGCCATCAAGGGCTTAAATGAAATCCAATACAAGGTTACCCAAGAAAATGCCACCGAACGACCTTTTAGTGGCGAATACGATGATTTCTATGAGAAGGGCATCTACGTAGACATTGTGAGTGGAGAACCTCTCTTCTCAAGTGCAGCCAAGTATGATGCGGGCTGTGGCTGGCCGGCTTTCTCTAAGCCAATCCAAGCCTCTGAAATTGTCGAAAAAGAAGATGCTTCTCTAGCTCGCGTGCGGACAGAAGTGCGTTCTGCTAAGGCAGACTCCCATCTAGGCCATGTCTTTGGCGATGGGCCTAA
This genomic window contains:
- the mutL gene encoding DNA mismatch repair endonuclease MutL produces the protein MGKIQQMPEALANQIAAGEVVERPASVVKELVENAIDAGAQTIRVELREAGIQQVKVIDDGEGMDAEDLVKAFLPHATSKLYDVHDLFQIKSLGFRGEALASIGSVAKVRVESMQAGAKAGHYIEIAGSQVQAQGMTSARKGTTLTVDSLFYNTPARLKHLSSLKTELKHSLNFIQDIAMAYPDIRFHLVNDGQTIFQSFGTGDLRQTIANVYQPALARQLIALEAENLDFKIRGYISPPQLTRTSKHYIHWMINGRAVRSYALTELLLRAYGRQLMIGRYPLAVIAIELDPRLVDVNVHPTKQTVRLSKESELGQLLTQAVVESLASLNPVPNAQVQELAGGRLFHQADKANPQGPVASQVMPLDLDGKGKEPTFDSAYEEDDDLRSSQASRPSQPAQSAPVSRVAENLAPDWQEGQVEPVSKFEESEPSPSQPVQATPEESHKETQAQPSGSQDLRPTFGHLRYVGQIHGTYLIAESPEGFYLIDQHAAQERIRYEAFMKQEMDTKTQQTLLLPYLFHFSPAELAGLDQVLPRLEELGIVLEAFGPKTYQLSSYPTWLEAHEVEQTVRDLTERLVKQPDLSINQIKEAALIMQSCRGAIKANHYLDDRQASYLIQALDGLDDPFHCPHGRPVFVQITDKTLEKLFKRIQDPHQGGHQL
- the msrB gene encoding peptide-methionine (R)-S-oxide reductase MsrB; translated protein: MSQEHYQEAIKGLNEIQYKVTQENATERPFSGEYDDFYEKGIYVDIVSGEPLFSSAAKYDAGCGWPAFSKPIQASEIVEKEDASLARVRTEVRSAKADSHLGHVFGDGPKELGGLRYCINSAALRFIPYEEMDEAGYSDYKQYVE